In the Mytilus trossulus isolate FHL-02 chromosome 1, PNRI_Mtr1.1.1.hap1, whole genome shotgun sequence genome, one interval contains:
- the LOC134709735 gene encoding uncharacterized protein LOC134709735, giving the protein MYLRAKILFFFLFCMSCIYLFALSLRDIEQNEPKIARFIYPCDRTLEGRRRIWTSPPVVVADFSLIFFWNVKSGSTYWKRLLQIIQRINCKYAFMGLKYVHNQNEIIKFIKNDSWIKATFVREPRERILSSYLGIGKDDLHMNCSCGRTVSSFLEFVEVIKQCKDRHWTPQVNLPKQFYKNMMIGKMSDISTFTELLLRRIGVWNETIKTFLGSKRMYSLTQSHAKNATQKLLNYYNTTELQNSIFHMFAEDYEVFKFSKAYF; this is encoded by the coding sequence ATGTATCTTAGAGCCAAAATACtgttcttctttcttttttgtatgTCATGCATATATCTTTTCGCTTTGTCACTACGAGATATTGAACAAAATGAACCAAAAATTGCTAGATTTATATATCCTTGCGACAGAACATTGGAAGGAAGACGAAGAATTTGGACAAGTCCGCCAGTGGTTGTAGCTGATTTCAGTTTAATTTTCTTTTGGAATGTTAAGTCTGGGTCAACTTATTGGAAGAGATTACTACAAATTATACAAAGGATAAACTGCAAATACGCATTTATGGGATTAAAATATGTACACAATCAAAatgaaatcataaaatttataaaaaacgaTTCATGGATAAAAGCGACTTTCGTTAGAGAACCTAGGGAACGTATTTTATCTTCATATTTAGGTATCGGAAAGGACGACCTTCATATGAATTGTTCTTGTGGAAGAACCGTTAGTTCATTTTTAGAATTTGTAGAAGTTATTAAACAATGCAAAGATAGACACTGGACACCACAAGTTAATTTACCAAAACAATTTTACAAGAATATGATGATCGGGAAAATGTCAGATATTTCAACATTTACTGAACTATTATTGAGAAGAATAGGTGTTTGGaatgaaacaattaaaacttTTCTTGGATCAAAACGAATGTACAGTTTGACACAATCCCATGCTAAAAACGCTACACAAAAGTTGCTCAATTATTACAATACAACTGAACTACAGAATTCGATTTTTCACATGTTTGCAGAAGATTatgaagtttttaaatttagtaaagcatatttttga